Genomic window (Pseudomonas hydrolytica):
CGAGCTGGTGGTGGCATCCGCCAGCGGCGGCCGCACGCGCTTTCAGAACGCCGCACAGACCCGCCGCCGCGGCGTGGAGCTGGCAATGGAAAGTCAGCTCAGCGAAACCCTGCGCGCCACCCTCGCCTACACCCGCATCGACGCCGCCTACAGCCAGGACTTCACCAGCGGCGGTCGGCTGATCGAGGCGGGCAATCGCCTGCCCGGCATCCCCGCCAGCACCCTGTATGGCGAACTGGCCTGGCAGCCGCGCGAGGGCTTCAGCACCGCCCTCGAAGGGCTGTACCGCAGCAAGCTGTATGTCGAGGACAGCAACGCCGACAAGGCCGCGCCCAGTTACGCCCTGTTCAACTGGCAGGCGCGCTTCGAGCAAACGCTCGGTGCCCTGACCTTCAATCAGGTGCTACGCATCGACAACCTGCTGGACCGCGAATACATCGGCTCGGTGATAGTCGGCGAGAGCAACGGCCGCTATTACGAGCCGGGGCCGGAGCGCGCCTGGTATATCGGCGCGGGGGTGCAGTACCGGTTCGATTGAGGCGATTGCCGTAGGGGGCGCCTACAAACCGCGCGCAATCACCATCCGCTGCACGTCGCTGGTGCCTTCGTAGATCTGGCACACGCGCACGTCGCGGTAAATGCGCTCGACCGGGAAGTCCTTGAGGTAGCCGTAGCCGCCGAGGGTCTGGATCGCCGCGGAGCAGACCCGCTCTGCCATCTCCGAGGCGAACAGCTTGGCCATCGAGGCCTCGGTCAGGCATGGCAGGCCGGCTTCGCGCAGGCTGGCGGCGTGGTGCACCATCTGCCGCGCCACGGCGATCTGGGTGGCCATGTCGGCCAGGCGGAAGGCCACCGCCTGGTGCTCGATGATCGGCTTGCCGAAGGTGACCCGCTCGTGGGCGTAGTCGCGCGCCGCCTCGAACGCGGCGCGGGCCATACCTACCGATTGCGCGGCTATGCCGATGCGCCCGCCTTCCAGGTTGGCCAGGGCGATGCGGTAACCCTCGCCCTCCTCGCCCAGACGCAGCTCGGCCGGGATGCGCACCTCGTCGAGCTGGATCTGGCAGGTGTCCGAGGCATGCTGGCCGAGCTTGTCCTCCACCCGCACCACCGAGAACCCCGGCGTGTCGGTGGGTACGATAAAGGCGCTGATGCCCTTCTTGCCGGCCCCTGGGTCGGTGACGGCGAAGACGATGACCATGCCGGCGTGGCTGCCGGAGGTGATGAACTGCTTGGCGCCGCTCAGCACGTAGTGCCCGCCGTCGCGCCGCGCGCGGGTGCGCAGGTCGCTGGCATCGGAGCCGGCCTGCGGTTCGGTCAGGGCGAAGGCGCCGAGCATGCTGCCTTCGGCCAGCGGGCGGAGAAAGCGCTGTTTCTGCGCCTCGCTGCCGTATTTCAGGATCGGCATGCAGCCCACCGAGTTGTGCACGCTCATGATGGTGGAGCAGGCACCATCACCCGCCGCCACCTCTTCCAGGGCCATGGCGTAGGCCAGGTGGCCGGTCTCGGCGCCGCCCCATTGCTGCGGCACCAGCATGCCCATAAAGCCCAGCTGGCCCATCTCGGCAATGGCCTCGGCTGGGAAGCGATGCTCGCGGTCCCAGTCGGCGGCGAAGGGCTTGAGCCGTTCCTGGGCGAACTGGCGGGCCATGTCGCGGATCAGTAGTTGTTCTTCGTTGGGCAGCATGGCTGGCTCCATACGTAGGGTGCGCCGTGCGCACCGTGGATTGGCAGAAACTCTCGGTGCGCACAGCGCACCCTACGGGTCGGTTCAATACAACTCGATAGCCACAGCGGTGGCCTCGCCGCCGCCGATGCACACGGAGGCCACGCCACGCTTGAGTCCGTACTGGCTAAGGGCATTGAGCAGGGTCACCAGCACGCGCGCGCCGGAGGCGCCGATGGGGTGGCCGAGGGCGCAGGCGCCGCCGTGCACGTTGAGCTTGGCGTGGGGGATCTCCAGGTCGCGCATGGCCACCATGGGCACCACCGCGAAGGCCTCGTTGATCTCGTACAGGTCCACTTCGTTCAGGCTCCAGCCGCTGCGTGCCAGCACGCGCTGAATCGCGGTGACCGGCGCAGTGGTGAACAGGTTCGGCGCGTGGGCATGGCCGGCATGGGCGACGATACGCGCCAGCGGACTCAGGCCGCGCCGCTCGGCCTCGGACTGGCGCATCAGCAGCAGGGCCGCAGCGCCGTCGGAAATCGAGCTGGAGTTGGCCGCGGTCACGGTGCCGCCGTCGCGGAACGCCGGCTGGAGCGTGGGAATCTTCTCCGGCCTGGCCTTGGGTGGCTGCTCGTCGGTGGCGATCAGGCGCCGCTCACGCCCGGCAGGAGCCTCGACCGCGACGATCTCGTCGGCAAAATGGCCGGCCTCCATCGCCTGCTGCGCCCGGCGCAGCGACTCCAGGGCGTAGGCGTCCTGTTCCTGGCGGGTGAAACCGTAGCTCTGCGCGCAGTCCTCGGCGAAGGTGCCCATCAGCCGGCCGCGCTCGTAGGCGTCTTCCAGACCGTCGAGGAACATATGGTCGAGCACCTGGCCGTGGCCCATGCGATAGCCCGCGCGGGCGCGCTGTAGCAGGTACGGCGCGTTGGACATGCTCTCCATGCCGCCGGCCACCAGCACCTCGGCGCTACCGGCCAGCAGCAGGTCGTGGCCGAGCATCAGCGCCTGCATGCCCGAACCGCACATCTTGTTCAGCGTGGTGCATTGCGCCGCCTGGCTCAGGCCCGCGCCGAGCGCCGCCTGGCGCGCCGGGGCCTGGCCCTGACCGGCCTGCAGCACGCAGCCCATCAGCACGGTATCCACCGCCTCGGCCGCGAGTCCGGCGCGCTGCAGGGTGGCGCGAATGGCGGCGGCGCCCAGTTCGGCGGCGGACAGGCCGGCCAGGTCACCGAGAAAACCACCCATGGGAGTTCGGGCGGCGCTGACGATCACGACCGGATCGGTTGCAGACATGGTTGTCTCCTGAAAGTCGTTGGTGTGCCATGGATTGCGGCCAGGCCGATCAGCTCGCCCCGGGCGGATGCAATCCGGGTCATGTGTCGGTTACTTCGCCGCCATACGCAGCGCGCCATCGAGGCGGATCACCTCGCCGTTGAGCATGGGGTTCTCGACGATGTGGCGCACCAGCGCGGCGTATTCCTCGGGGCGGCCCAGGCGCGGCGGGAACGGCACGCCGGCGGCCAGCGAGTCGCGCACCTCCTGCGGCATGCCGGCCATCATCGGCGTCTCGAAGATGCCCGGGGCGATGCACATCACGCGGATGCCCGAGCGCGCCAGCTCGCGCGCCGCCGGCAGGGTCATGGCGGCCACCCCGCCCTTGGAGGCGGCATAGGCGGCCTGACCGATCTGCCCGTCGAAGGCCGCCACCGAAGCGGTATTGACGATCACCCCGCGCTCGCCCTCGGCATTCGGCGGGTTCTGCGCCATGGCCTCGGCGGCCAGGCGCAGCAGGTTGAAACTGCCGATCAGGTTGACCTCGACGGTACGGCGGAAGCTGTCCAGGCCATGCACGCCACTGCGCCCCAGGACCTTCTCGGCCGGTGCGATACCGGCGCAGTTGACCAGCCCGTGCACGGCGCCAAAGGCCTCCAGTGCCTGCGCCACAGCCGCACGGCCATCCTCCTCGCGGGTGATGTCGGCCTGCACGAAGCGGGCACCCTCGCCCAGCTCTGCGGCGGCGCGCTGCCCCGCTTCGGCATTGATATCCAGCAACAGCACCTTGCCGCCCTGGCCCAGCAGCTGACGGGCAGCGGCCAGGCCCAGGCCGGAGCCGCCACCGGTGATCAGAAATACGGAATCTTCGATACGCATAGCACGCTCCAGCAACGAGTCAGAACCATGCTCGCGCCGAGCGCCGCCGTCGACAATGGCGAAAGTCGTCTATCGATCTGAGCGCTTTGGACAATCGGGCGTCGGGTGCATCAGTGCGCGGTACTGTCCCGGCGTAGAGCCGGTCCACTTCTTGAACGCCTTGTAGAAGGCGCTGATGTCGGCGAAACCGAGCACGCCGGCCAGCTCGACGAAATCGCCCTCGCCGGTATCCAGGCGGGTGATAGCCAGTTCGCGCCGCACCTGATCCTTGAGCCCCTGGTACGACTGGCCCTCCTGGGCCAACTTGCGGCGCAGGGTCGAGGGCGCCATGTAGAAATGGCTGCTGAGCGCCTCGAAGTCGGGCCAGCGTGCGGCGCTCAGCGAGCGCAGATAGGCACGGATACGCGCCCCCAGGCTTT
Coding sequences:
- a CDS encoding acyl-CoA dehydrogenase family protein, which gives rise to MLPNEEQLLIRDMARQFAQERLKPFAADWDREHRFPAEAIAEMGQLGFMGMLVPQQWGGAETGHLAYAMALEEVAAGDGACSTIMSVHNSVGCMPILKYGSEAQKQRFLRPLAEGSMLGAFALTEPQAGSDASDLRTRARRDGGHYVLSGAKQFITSGSHAGMVIVFAVTDPGAGKKGISAFIVPTDTPGFSVVRVEDKLGQHASDTCQIQLDEVRIPAELRLGEEGEGYRIALANLEGGRIGIAAQSVGMARAAFEAARDYAHERVTFGKPIIEHQAVAFRLADMATQIAVARQMVHHAASLREAGLPCLTEASMAKLFASEMAERVCSAAIQTLGGYGYLKDFPVERIYRDVRVCQIYEGTSDVQRMVIARGL
- a CDS encoding 3-hydroxyacyl-CoA dehydrogenase; protein product: MRIEDSVFLITGGGSGLGLAAARQLLGQGGKVLLLDINAEAGQRAAAELGEGARFVQADITREEDGRAAVAQALEAFGAVHGLVNCAGIAPAEKVLGRSGVHGLDSFRRTVEVNLIGSFNLLRLAAEAMAQNPPNAEGERGVIVNTASVAAFDGQIGQAAYAASKGGVAAMTLPAARELARSGIRVMCIAPGIFETPMMAGMPQEVRDSLAAGVPFPPRLGRPEEYAALVRHIVENPMLNGEVIRLDGALRMAAK
- a CDS encoding acetyl-CoA C-acyltransferase gives rise to the protein MSATDPVVIVSAARTPMGGFLGDLAGLSAAELGAAAIRATLQRAGLAAEAVDTVLMGCVLQAGQGQAPARQAALGAGLSQAAQCTTLNKMCGSGMQALMLGHDLLLAGSAEVLVAGGMESMSNAPYLLQRARAGYRMGHGQVLDHMFLDGLEDAYERGRLMGTFAEDCAQSYGFTRQEQDAYALESLRRAQQAMEAGHFADEIVAVEAPAGRERRLIATDEQPPKARPEKIPTLQPAFRDGGTVTAANSSSISDGAAALLLMRQSEAERRGLSPLARIVAHAGHAHAPNLFTTAPVTAIQRVLARSGWSLNEVDLYEINEAFAVVPMVAMRDLEIPHAKLNVHGGACALGHPIGASGARVLVTLLNALSQYGLKRGVASVCIGGGEATAVAIELY